TCGCCGTGAATGTCATGTCTTGTCAGCCTCGCAGTCTTGCAGGTTGATTCCCGAAACCCCCGCGATCCGCAGGGCCATCCGTTCAATCATCGGCAGCTTGTCGCGCAGTTGCGTCTCGGGGGCCTGGTGCGACCAGTAGCGGCTGGCGGCCAGAACAAAGCCGTCGACCGCCAGCGCCACGGTCACCGGATCTTCCGCATCGGGTTCGTCGGTGCGCGGCAGGGCACCGATCAACGCGGCCAGCCGGTCGATCAGCGCCCCGTGAAACCGGGCAAACAGGGCGTGGATTGGAACACCGTAATCGCCTTTGCCGCCGCCGATGCCGCCTGAGGCCATCACCTTGAAGAAGCC
This Lentisphaerota bacterium DNA region includes the following protein-coding sequences:
- a CDS encoding TetR/AcrR family transcriptional regulator, giving the protein MTASAARHHLKERRRERERDLSRQDILSAAERVFSAEGFDAATMEAIAAAAGFSVGSLYNFFASKADLCRNVIEDILADMVAQLDPLTATDGAAPALRAFVRIRVQDIERHRGFFKVMASGGIGGGKGDYGVPIHALFARFHGALIDRLAALIGALPRTDEPDAEDPVTVALAVDGFVLAASRYWSHQAPETQLRDKLPMIERMALRIAGVSGINLQDCEADKT